One window of the Spea bombifrons isolate aSpeBom1 chromosome 8, aSpeBom1.2.pri, whole genome shotgun sequence genome contains the following:
- the LOC128502699 gene encoding cytochrome P450 2A5-like, with protein MELLTLLLGLLVSAVLCFYAWSSMYRPQNLPPGPTPLPVLGNLLQLKTGQMVDSLQQMHRKYGDVYTLYLGPRRVVVLCGYDAVKEALVDQGEDFGARGLLPAIELYSQGHGVIFSNGDRWKQLRRHTLMSLKNFGMGKRTIEERIKEEAISLAEEFKKTEGAHINPTAYFSQVASNIICSIIFGKRYGYDDPQFLQLMHIIDEIFRAMSSFWGQLFDIFNVVMKHLPGPHHHAAQIAYQLDKFVLERIEEARKTLDPTSPRSMIDTFLIKMEEEKSDPSTVFCMKNFLTNTSSLFVAGTETLSTTLRHGFLLLLKYPHIKCKVQEEIDRVIGRQRVPEPEDRSSMPYTDAVIHEIQRYANVLPMNLPHAVANDTQFRGFTIPKGTDVFPILAFVLRDPKYFQDPFAFNPDHFLDDNGSFKKNKAFMVFSTGKRACLGENLARLEIFIFLTTILQRFDISAPENTESIDISPQMVGFSNIPPTYKISFKPR; from the exons ATGGAGCTCCTGACTCTGCTCCTCGGACTCCTGGTCTCCGCCGTCCTCTGTTTCTACGCCTGGAGCAGCATGTACCGGCCACAGAACCTGCCCCCCGGACCCACCCCGCTGCCCGTCCTGGGGAACCTACTCCAGCTGAAGACGGGGCAGATGGTGGACTCCCTCCAGCAG ATGCACCGGAAGTACggagacgtctacacgctgtaCCTCGGACCCCGCAGGGTGGTGGTGCTCTGTGGCTACGACGCCGTCAAGGAAGCTCTGGTGGACCAAGGAGAAGATTTTGGGGCTCGGGGCCTCTTGCCGGCCATTGAGTTATATTCTCAGGGTCACG GTGTTATATTCAGCAACGGAGATCGTTGGAAGCAGCTCCGGCGCCACACTCTGATGTCCTTAAAGAATTTCGGGATGGGGAAGCGAACTATTGAGGAAAGGATAAAGGAGGAGGCGATATCTCTGGCGGAGGAATTTAAGAAGACAGAAG GGGCGCACATTAACCCCACTGCCTACTTCAGCCAGgtggcctccaatatcatttgCTCCATTATTTTCGGGAAGCGCTACGGCTACGACGACCCCCAGTTCCTGCAGCTCATGCACATCATCGATGAAATATTCCGGGCAATGTCGTCCTTCTGGGGTCAG CTCTTTGATATATTTAATGTGGTCATGAAGCATCTCCCGGGACCGCACCACCACGCAGCGCAGATCGCTTACCAGCTGGACAAGTTTGTCTTGGAAAGAATCGAGGAAGCCCGAAAAACGCTGGATCCCACCAGCCCCCGGAGCATGATAGACACCTTCCTCATCAAAATGGAAGAG GAAAAATCAGATCCCTCAACTGTCTTCTGTATGAAGAATTTTCTAACCAACACCTCGAGTCTGTTTGTTGCCGGAACAGAGACCCTCAGCACCACCTTAAGGCATGGATTTCTGCTCTTACTGAAGTACCCCCACATCAAAT GTAAAGTCCAGGAGGAGATTGATCGCGTGATCGGCCGGCAGCGAGTCCCGGAGCCCGAAGATCGCTCTTCCATGCCGTACACCGATGCGGTCATCCACGAAATCCAGCGCTACGCCAACGTGCTGCCCATGAACCTGCCCCACGCTGTGGCCAACGACACACAGTTCCGTGGCTTTACCATTCCCAAG ggaACTGACGTATTTCCAATCTTAGCATTTGTCCTTCGGGACCCTAAATATTTCCAAGATCCATTCGCTTTCAACCCAGATCACTTCTTAGATGACAATGGAAGTTTTAAAAAGAACAAAGCCTTCATGGTTTTCTCCACag GGAAAAGAGCTTGCCTCGGGGAAAATCTCGCTCGCTTGGAAATTTTTATCTTTCTAACCACCATCCTCCAGCGCTTCGACATCAGCGCCCCGGAAAATACAGAGAGCATCGACATCTCGCCACAGATGGTGGGGTTCTCCAACATCCCTCCTACTTACAAGATCAGCTTCAAACCTCGCTGA
- the LOC128502711 gene encoding cytochrome P450 2A5-like — protein MELLTLLLGLLVSAVLCFYTWSSMYRPQNLPPGPIPLPVLGNLLQLKTGQMVDSLQQMHQKYGDVYTLYLGPRRVVVLCGYEAVKEALVDQGEDFGIRGHLPVVDLYFQGHGVAFSNGDRWKQMRRFSVVTLKNFGMRKRSIEERIKEETRCLMEEFRKTNGAPFSPVFYFKQAVSNIICSIVFGQRYRYGDADFRRLMQIIDDIFQSMSSFWGQLFDIFDKVLRHLPGPHHRTHRFLCELEEFVKERIEADKKTLNLDSPRHILDSFMIRMEEEKHNPSTHFTLKNLITNTLVLFVAGTEGISMTLRHAFLLLLKYPDIKSKVQEEIDRVIGRHRVPGPEDQPSMPYTQAVIHEIHRFPNVLPMNLPHAAAKDTEFRGFTIPKGTDVFPVLTSVLNDSKYFPDPYTFDPNRFLDENGSFKKNEAFMVFSAGIRVCPGEGIARLEIFLFLTILLQNFDITSPVAPEDLDISTQMVGFSNAPPPYEISFIPR, from the exons ATGGAGCTCCTGACTCTGCTCCTCGGACTCCTGGTCTCCGCCGTCCTCTGTTTCTACACCTGGAGCAGCATGTACCGGCCACAGAACCTGCCCCCCGGACCCATCCCGCTGCCCGTCCTGGGGAACCTACTCCAGCTGAAGACGGGGCAGATGGTGGACTCCCTCCAGCAG ATGCATCAGAAGTATGGCGATGTGTACACGCTGTACCTGGGCCCCCGGAGAGTGGTGGTTCTGTGTGGGTACGAGGCCGTTAAGGAAGCTCTGGTGGACCAAGGAGAGGATTTTGGGATCAGGGGTCACTTGCCGGTCGTTGACTTATATTTTCAAGGTCacg GGGTGGCCTTCAGTAATGGAGATCGCTGGAAACAGATGCGTCGCTTCTCAGTCGTGACCCTCAAGAATTTCGGGATGAGAAAACGGAGCATCGAGGAGAGGATCAAGGAGGAAACGCGATGTCTGATGGAAGAGTTTAGAAAAACCAACG gAGCACCTTTTAGTCCGGTTTTCTATTTCAAACAGGCGGTCTCCAACATCATATGCTCCATCGTCTTTGGGCAACGATACCGCTACGGCGATGCCGATTTCCGAAGACTCATGCAGATAATTGATGATATTTTCCAGTCCATGTCATCATTCTGGGGTCAG CTGTTTGACATATTTGATAAGGTATTGAGGCATTTGCCCGGCCCTCACCACAGAACGCACAGGTTCCTTTGTGAATTGGAAGAGTTTGTCAAAGAGAGAATCGAGGCCGACAAGAAGACTTTGAACCTTGACAGCCCCAGACACATCTTAGACAGCTTCATGATCAGGATGGAAGAG GAAAAGCACAATCCGTCGACGCATTTCACCCTCAAGAACCTCATCACGAACACTCTGGTGCTGTTCGTCGCCGGCACGGAGGGCATCAGCATGACGCTAAGACACGCGTTCCTGCTGTTACTGAAATACCCTGACATTAAAA GTAAAGTCCAGGAGGAGATTGACCGTGTCATTGGCCGACATCGAGTGCCGGGGCCTGAGGATCAGCCTTCCATGCCGTACACCCAAGCGGTCATCCATGAAATCCATCGCTTTCCCAACGTGCTGCCCATGAACCTGCCCCACGCCGCTGCCAAAGACACCGAGTTTCGTGGCTTCACCATTCCCAAG GGTACAGACGTCTTCCCAGTCCTGACCTCGGTTCTGAACGACTCGAAGTATTTCCCGGATCCGTACACCTTTGACCCAAATCGATTCTTGGATGAGAACGGAAGTTTCAAGAAGAATGAGGCGTTTATGGTTTTCTCAGCAG GGATCCGAGTTTGCCCCGGGGAGGGTATTGCTCGTCTGGAGATTTTCCTCTTTCTAACCATCCTTCTCCAAAATTTCGACATCACCTCGCCCGTGGCCCCCGAAGACTTAGACATCTCGACACAGATGGTTGGCTTCTCCAATGCGCCGCCGCCGTACGAGATTAGCTTCATCCCTCGTTAA
- the LOC128503950 gene encoding cytochrome P450 2A6-like: MLDVKTPAVALVAFATVFLMLALGKFVWKRRKMPPGPFPLPLLGNYLQLRSGNQIQTLMKLSEKYGPVFTVYFGPRPNVVLVGYKAVKEMPIDHGDSVLGRGEIPIFFDLYNRCGLPVANGDHWKQLRQFSRMTLRDFGMGKKSLEEPIQTEARHMVNVFRNTKQHPVDPGYTLICASSNVIASVLMGTRYDYNDQKWLNILSDMCKAFSITSSPSGRLYDMFPSLMRILPRNHQNFFKLLKGLRDVVKEQARRHLETLDPACPRDYIDCFLLRMKQENMKLPFDMKNLISTIFDMFLGGAETTAVTIKFGFLVLIKYPEIQVFYEEIEQVIGFTRDPMVEDRSKMPYMNAVIHEIQRFSDVLPLGVARSATSDIHFRGYLIPEKTDVLPVLTTVLNDPTQFETPHKFNVKHFLDENGKFMKNNGFLPFSAGKRNCIGESLTRMQLFIFFASVLQKCTLKPTVAPKDLDINPVETSFENIPPVHKIIFIPRE, from the exons ATGCTCGACGTGAAGACCCCAGCTGTGGCCCTTGTGGCATTTGCCACGGTTTTTCTGATGTTGGCACTCGGGAAGTTTGTGTGGAAGAGAAGGAAGATGCCCCCCGGGCCTTTTCCGTTACCCCTCCTCGGGAATTACCTGCAGCTTCGGTCAGGAAACCAGATTCAAACTTTAATGAAG CTGAGTGAGAAATACGGACCGGTCTTCACCGTTTACTTTGGCCCCCGACCCAACGTGGTCCTGGTCGGATACAAAGCCGTGAAGGAGATGCCGATTGACCACGGAGATTCCGTCCTGGGACGAGGGGAGATTCCCATATTTTTCGATCTCTATAACAGATGCG GTTTGCCTGTTGCCAACGGAGATCACTGGAAGCAGCTGAGACAGTTCTCGCGCATGACGCTCAGGGACTTTGGGATGGGTAAGAAGAGTTTAGAGGAACCCATTCAGACGGAGGCCCGGCACATGGTGAACGTCTTCAGAAACACGAAAC AGCACCCCGTTGACCCCGGTTACACGCTGATATGCGCTTCGTCTAACGTTATCGCGTCCGTTCTCATGGGAACCCGATACGATTACAACGACCAGAAGTGGCTGAACATCCTCAGCGATATGTGCAAAGCATTCAGTATCACCTCGTCGCCCTCGGGTCGT CTGTACGACATGTTCCCGTCGCTCATGCGGATCTTGCCCAGGAACCACCAGAACTTCTTCAAGCTCTTGAAGGGCCTGCGGGATGTTGTGAAAGAACAAGCGAGGCGCCATCTTGAGACTCTGGATCCCGCCTGCCCTCGAGACTACATTGACTGTTTCCTCCTCAGGATGAAGCAG GAAAATATGAAGCTTCCTTTTGATATGAAAAACCTGATAAGCACGATTTTTGACATGTTTCTTGGAGGAGCGGAAACCACGGCCGTTACCATAAAGTTTGGGTTCCTGGTGCTGATAAAATATCCAGAAATTCAAG TGTTTTATGAGGAGATTGAACAAGTCATTGGCTTCACGCGGGACCCGATGGTAGAAGACAGAAGCAAAATGCCGTACATGAATGCCGTGATCCACGAGATCCAGAGATTCAGCGACGTGCTGCCCCTAGGCGTGGCCCGCTCAGCCACCAGTGACATACATTTCCGCGGCTACCTCATTCCCGAG AAAACTGATGTTCTGCCGGTTTTAACCACCGTCCTGAATGACCCCACGCAGTTCGAAACGCCCCACAAATTTAATGTCAAAcattttttggatgaaaacgGCAAGTTCATGAAAAACAATGGGTTCTTGCCATTTTCGGCAG GGAAGAGGAACTGTATCGGCGAGAGTCTGACACGGATGCAGCTGTTCATCTTCTTCGCCAGCGTCCTCCAAAAATGTACTCTTAAGCCGACGGTGGCCCCGAAGGACCTGGACATTAACCCTGTAGAAACAAGCTTTGAAAATATACCCCCCGTTCATAAAATCATTTTCATCCCTCGTGAATAA
- the LOC128502696 gene encoding cytochrome P450 2G1-like: MDSPGTLLLAALIALLILYSVWGKIFEAGRRLPPGPTPLPLLGNLLQIRNGETAKTLMELGERYGAVYTFHFGPSPVVVFCGYEAVKEALVDHGDDFIGRGKQATVDRVFQGYGLMASEGDRWRQLRRFSLATLRNFGLGKRSIEERIKDEARSLVEELRTYEERSFDPAILISKAVSNVISSVVFGKRFDYHDKKFQRMLDIFYETFELMSSTWGQVQEMIPFIMNHIPGPHQKITALLEELNEFIAERVRINQESLDPNSPRDYIDCFLKKMEEEKNNPDSEFHMKNFVLTLNNLFFAGGETVATTLKHGFLLLIKYPDIQAKVFEEIDKVIGRDHSPNIEDRSKMPYTDAVIHEIQRFSNVIPMNAPHSATKDTEFRGFTIPKGTGVCALLCSVLGDPKYFDTPNKFNPNHFLAADGSFKRNEAFLPFSTGKRICLGEGLARMELFLFLTSVLQNFALTSQTRFTEADVAPRMTGFANVPIPYQMTFVAR, encoded by the exons ATGGATTCCCCGGGAACTCTGCTCCTCGCCGCCCTCATAGCCCTTCTCATATTATATTCCGTGTGGGGTAAAATATTTGAGGCTGGGCGCCGGCTGCCCCCCGGTCCGACCCCTCTGCCACTGCTCGGAAACCTGCTACAGATCAGGAACGGAGAGACGGCGAAGACCCTGATGGAG CTGGGCGAGCGGTACGGCGCCGTGTACACCTTCCACTTCGGGCCGAGCCCTGTAGTCGTCTTCTGCGGTTATGAAGCTGTGAAGGAAGCTCTTGTTGATCACGGAGATGATTTTATAGGCCGCGGGAAACAGGCCACAGTGGACAGAGTCTTTCAAGGCTACG GATTAATGGCCAGTGAGGGGGATCGCTGGAGGCAGCTCAGACGCTTCTCTCTAGCAACGTTGAGGAACTTTGGTTTGGGGAAGCGAAGCATCGAGGAACGGATCAAGGATGAGGCCCGAAGCCTGGTCGAGGAGCTCAGGACGTATGAAG AGCGATCCTTTGATCCGGCGATCCTCATCAGCAAGGCTGTGTCTAACGTCATCAGCTCGGTGGTGTTCGGCAAACGCTTCGACTACCACGATAAGAAGTTTCAGCGAATGCTCGATATATTCTACGAAACATTCGAACTTATGAGCTCCACCTGGGGACAG GTCCAAGAAATGATCCCATTTATAATGAACCATATTCCGGGGCCTCACCAAAAAATTACCGCCTTGCTAGAGGAACTCAATGAGTTCATTGCTGAAAGGGTGAGGATAAATCAAGAAAGCTTGGATCCCAACTCTCCCAGAGACTACATCGACTGCTTCCTCAAAAAAATGGAagag GAGAAAAATAACCCTGACTCCGAGTTCCACATGAAGAACTTTGTGCTGACCCTCAACAACTTATTCTTCGCCGGCGGAGAAACTGTGGCCACGACGTTAAAACACGGCTTTCTATTGCTCATCAAATACCCAGACATACAAG ccaaaGTCTTCGAGGAAATAGACAAGGTCATTGGCCGCGACCACAGCCCCAACATCGAGGACCGGAGCAAGATGCCGTACACGGACGCGGTGATCCACGAGATCCAGAGATTCAGCAACGTTATCCCCATGAATGCTCCCCATTCGGCAACAAAGGACACGGAGTTCAGGGGATTCACCATTCCCAAA GGCACGGGGGTCTGCGCTCTCTTGTGCTCCGTCCTGGGTGACCCAAAGTATTTTGATACCCCAAACAAATTCAATCCAAACCACTTTTTGGCTGCTGATGGTTCCTTTAAGAGAAACGAAGCCTTCCTGCCCTTCTCCACAG GGAAACGGATCTGTCTGGGGGAAGGCCTGGCGCGCATGGAGCTCTTCCTGTTTCTCACCAGCGTCCTTCAGAACTTCGCCCTGACATCTCAGACGCGATTCACGGAGGCCGACGTCGCCCCGAGGATGACCGGATTTGCCAACGTACCAATACCGTACCAGATGACTTTTGTGGCTCGTTAG